The Phaeocystidibacter marisrubri DNA segment ATTCCGTAAATTCCAAGTGGACTGCACCAGCCAACATCACAGATGCAGTTGACCCAACCGTCGGTTATACCATTTACGCAGGCACGGCCAACGGCACCGATTTTCTTCGTTCAACCGATGGAACCATAGCCGCTGAAGGGACAGGCATAGTGACTACCGATCAAAGCATTACTCTCAACTATCACGATGGAACAAACGGCGATGACCTATTTTCTGGAGGAGCCACAGGATATGGCTGGAACCTCGTTGCCAATCCTTTCACCGCTACCTACGATTGGACTGGGCAAGCACTTCCTTCAAACACGAACAACATCATATACATCTGGGGAGGAACCACATACTCTGCTTGGAATGGTTCCGTTGGAGTAGCAGGAGGTTCTGAACTCATCCCTCCAGCACAAGCGTTTTGGATTCAAACCACTGCCACACCTGACGCTGACCTCACCCTTTCGTATAGCCAAACGGACGCCTCACAATCAACTCCAGTACTCAAGTCTAATCCCGAATACATCAAGTTAAACCTATGGGATGATAATGGAGAAATGACGGATGAAATCGCAATTCAGTTTGACCCGTCTGCCACGGCTGGGTACGATAGAAATATGGATGCACACAAATTGCCTTCCACTCTTGGGCATCCGTACGCGTTTGTAGCCCTTGCCAATAAGCAAATGAGCATCTGCGCCGCTTCTACAAGCACCACCGACTTCCCCGTTCACTTGAAGCCTAATAATGGATCGGGAGTTTACACCTTCACCCTTCAAGGAAATCAACTGTCATCGTTTACAGATGCGATATTAGAAGATAAAACCAACGGACAGTACACCCAATTGATGAGAGGAGGATCCTATTCTTTCACCGTCAACCAAAACGACCCAGAAGATCGTTTTGTACTTCACTTCAACAACAATAGCGTGGGCTTGGATGACTATTCAAACACCCCACTTACCGTTGGCCTGTCGGGCAATCAACTCATCTTGTTCAATCAAAATGCAATCGAGGGCTCGCGAGTAGCAGGAGATATACTGGATCTCCACGGCCGACTCATCACTCAATTCGACGTCGAAACCCACTCAGACCGCAACGTTATTCCTCTTCCATCTCTCTCTGCTGGCGTTTATATGGTAAGAATGACTTTGAACCATGAAACTTGGACAGAGAGAATTGTGGTTTACTGAGTCGGCGGGTGATGGGCGCAAGTCATCCACGACCCATCATCCGTCACCCGTCATCTGTCATCAAGCATCCAACACCCTCAATATCCACGCGAAGGGATTCGCGCGGTAGAAGGGAGCTGTAGGTTGTCATCTGTCATCAAGCATCTATTATCTGTCACCCACCACCAAACACCCATCATCCATCCCCCATCACCCGTCATCTGTCCCCCGTCACCAAACATCCCTCCCCTGAATACCCACGCGAAAGGATTCGCGCGGTAGAAGGGAGCTGCAGGTTGTCATCTGTCATCAAGCATCCAACACCCTCAATATCCACGCGAAGGGATTCGCGCGGTAGAAGAGAGCTGTAGGTCGTCATCCAGCATCTGTCATCTGTCATCCACCACCAAACACCCATCACCCGTCATCCACCACCCGTCACCCATCATCTGTCATCCACCACCAAGCACCCATCACCCGTCATCCACCACCCGTCACCAATCACCCATCATCCACCACCAAACACCCACCCCCTAAAACTTCTTAAACCCCTAAAACTTCTTAAACCCCTAAAACCTCTTAAACCCATTAAACCCACCAAAACCCTAAAACCCAAATTTCCACTCTCAATTCCCCTACCTTTGCGGCATGACAACACTAGCAAACCTCCCGCAAATTCTTAAGAAGCTGGGTATTGAATCTCTCAACGAGATGCAAGAGAAAACCATAGAAGCCTTTGGCAAAAATGCCGAAGTGGTTTTGTTATCGCCTACAGGGACAGGTAAAACGCTAGCGTTTGTCCTTCCTCTATTGGAATATTTGGACCCGAATGTAGTTGCTACACAAGCTCTGATTCTAACTCCATCTAGGGAGTTGGCCATTCAGATTGAGCAGGTGATTCGCGATATGGGCACAGGTTTTAAGACGAATGCCATTTACGGTGGTCGATCTCAACACAAGGACAGAATGGACTTGAACCACGCTCCGACCATCTTGATTGGTACGCCAGGAAGAATCGCCGATCATATTCGAAGAGAGAACATCGACACTAGTGCCATCCAGACTTTGATCCTCGACGAATTTGACAAATCGTTGGAAGTGGGATTTGAGAAAGAGATGAAGGAAATCGTTTCATCCATTCCCAATCTCAAGAAGAAAGTCCTCACATCGGCTACCCAAAAAGTAGATATCCCTGATTTTGTGGGAATATCAAACGCCACCCGATTGAACTATACTGGTAAATCTAGGAGCAAATTGGAAATGCGAAAAGTAACAGCTGTAGATAAGCTGACTACTCTAGCCGACCTATTGTACCACATCGGGAAAAAGAACGGAATCATCTTCTGCAATTTTAAGGAGAGCATTTCTCTTGTTAGTGAAGCACTGGAAGAGCACGGCATTGACCATGCGTGTTTTTATGGAGGCATGGAACAACTCGACCGAGAGCAATCGCTCATCAAATTCCGAAATGGAACTGAGCGCATCCTCTTGGCTACCGATCTAGCAGCTCGTGGTCTAGACGTTCCAGAAATGGACTTTATTGTACACTATGAGTTGCCGTTCCACGAAGAAGAATTCATTCACAGAAATGGTCGGACAGCACGTATGAAGAGCAGCG contains these protein-coding regions:
- a CDS encoding DEAD/DEAH box helicase; the encoded protein is MTTLANLPQILKKLGIESLNEMQEKTIEAFGKNAEVVLLSPTGTGKTLAFVLPLLEYLDPNVVATQALILTPSRELAIQIEQVIRDMGTGFKTNAIYGGRSQHKDRMDLNHAPTILIGTPGRIADHIRRENIDTSAIQTLILDEFDKSLEVGFEKEMKEIVSSIPNLKKKVLTSATQKVDIPDFVGISNATRLNYTGKSRSKLEMRKVTAVDKLTTLADLLYHIGKKNGIIFCNFKESISLVSEALEEHGIDHACFYGGMEQLDREQSLIKFRNGTERILLATDLAARGLDVPEMDFIVHYELPFHEEEFIHRNGRTARMKSSGTAYIIQREGKPLPPYMYRLEEEILEPKKINLRSDWETLYITGGRKDKISKGDIAGLFFKTGGLEKGELGVIELKSDCAYVSVARSKARRLVDQLNNSRLKTKKVRISVLGTSTK